CAAACCTTATAGTAGCACAAACAGGGACGATTGTAGCTGGACCATGCGCATTCGAGTCCTAGCGTTCGATTAAGTActtgggggtgatgatcgacgatcAGCTGAGTttcacgagccatgtcgatTACGCCTGCGAAAGAGTGGCAATGGTGACGGCAGCTCTCTCGCGGGCCATGTCAAACAACTCAACAttccgctgcagcagaaggagggtctCAGCGagcgtgacctcgtccattctgAGGTACGGAGCTGCAGCCTTAagcaggcagtgtaatctgcaGAAGCACTGCAGCGTGCAGCGTCTGATGAACctgcgaattatcagcggattCCTAACAATGCCCTCGGTAGCAGCTGATGTTGTGGCtggggtcatgcccatctcaaTCTTGTGTGTgagaggaagatatcttctttttttttcatgttggggagagagtccattgcgaccatttagttgatctattgtggtattacctCGAGTTACTATTgactacttgacacccctgcactatttgttgaagttgcagttgtttaccggtagcactacgagcacacacagaTCTAGGTATGATCTCCAAGTGAAATtttagttcccttgaaaagatacatccacatgcatgtgctgcatcattaaggcgtacaattccaaggtttAATCGGCATTTCAGCAcaaaaaccgccaaccttcatcatactctGTGTACCAGGTTATTTCAAGACCGTGATTTGATCTCATGGCCATTGACTTAGAAGACAAGGACGCTTTTCTCTAGTCCACGATCTGCTGGCATATCTGCTGCTACAAGCACAGGCACATGCTCGATGTGCGAAAACATGtcagagaggcctcgatgtccaactaGCAGCACTAGTAGGACAGTTCGGAACGCTGCCGGTGGACCAATCGACATGGATACAAGGAGAGGAATTTCTACACACCAACGGAGGATTTCTggagacaccagagcacgtagtgttcaactgttcAAGGTTCAAAGGGATACCCAACATGACAGCCGCCAACATCGTGCGGAGCATAAGTGAGGATGCCAATACAatacccggatcatgactgcctgcagaggagttggaaccagaaTAAGCTCGCGATCAATGTAGAGTGCATCCGAAtcagcagtaaagcatacaaagataagactttaccttctgcgtatgctgAGCTGCTTGGTGCGTCGCATACGTGTGTAGGATATCTCCACCGTTACTGTCGCGGAGTATCCGAatagaacgcgctccctacaacggaagctgcgagcataagacaataccttctctgcagtcgaactcgtaggtaGAAGAGTATTCATGCCGCGGAATACTCTTGTATAGAGTAACTTCACGTCTTCAGCGGGTGAGTCACTTGAATTGGTGTACGATAACGTCTTCAATGGGAATCATCCGTGTAGTTTTGTAAAGCCCCGAACGTGTGCTGTAACAGGTGGTTGTCCAGAATAAGCTGCTCTTGGTCGGCACACGgatgggcaaagaggagagggccttgggccaaaccaagcggagccaatACCTCAAGTCGTTAAAGGAGAGGTCACTGGTCTCTAGCAGTGGACttgaacagaggcggagcgcacgattgCCGTGGtaaccaagcgagcctcgagttacgagCAAAGGCCGGACCttaagtcgttagaggagaggttcttagtcttgaatcaataagaggcagggtatatatgttggagttttgacttgaaaccGAGTAAGTCGCAGAAGCACGGACTTGGTCTTACATCACAGGTATAGCCTTAGTTGTTGGTCCGGATGCGAactatggccagaggccccaggtggagtttatgACATAGGGGTTCATAATATCTAGAGTCGACCAAATACACCCATGGACAAAGAGTAGCATACTGGCTCGCCGTTTACCATCTAGGTGATCAACTAATCAAAAAAAGATGCACTATGCAGAAGATAAAGAATCATACGCACACTAGTCTAAAGTCCTCCGAAATGGTTGGATTTTTGCACCTGTTTGCGATGACCATATTTAGGTATCATCTGTCCATCTACACGTCAATACAAACTTGAAGCGCAACTGCGCTTATTGACAGTCGAATGGTGGCTTATTCACCACAAATTTTACGTTCTTCCTCCTGCGTAACCTCACCGAGGTAATGggaaattaccaaaatgacgaCCCTAAATCTTCGTAATGCCCTTACGCAACGAGTGAGTCCTCCTGACAAACTGGAAACTTTCAACACAGATCGGTGATCCAAAGTATCGCCTGTCATATGTCGTATATAGCAGTACACGATGTCTTGTTTTAGaccattagaaaaaaaaaattaggcatctctgaaaatttgccacattatAAACGAGACTCTACCCTATCCAAGGCACTGTTTACGAAAAACAAAGGTCGTGGGGTGTAGAACaacacatatgaaaaaaaaattcaaattgttcctTAAAACTTATATTGTATTGTAACTTTCTTCAATCTACTCAAAACTACATTTTGTCTTCGATGGAAATGATATAGAGGATACATCTTTATTATCGTGCTTTTGTTAATTTGCTACATTTCTAGttagtttttattattaatttaaaaattttcaacgataTTTAACATTTAAGCCAATATACTccatccaaaataatttttattaaaatttttaaagttattatttattattgaagGAATCTTAACAAACCTAAGCTCAACAATGTGAAACTgtaagttttaaagaaaaaaaaaagttgttctaaaTCCCTGATCGATTCATGAATAGTAGAGTCTCTtctaaaatgtggaaaattttcaaaaatgtcgaatTTTGTTCTGGAAGTTCTTATAAAAAGACACCGTGTGTAATCACACACGATTCGTTTGTAATACTCGAtttgcaaataaatttaaatcatttatgcAAACAAATATTCCACTCATCGCGACTATAAAGCGCTGTTTAAGACAGATTCACTCCGTCAAAACCGATTAAGAAATGCATCGGCATTTCTTAGTGTCATTTTGCTCAAAAGATCTTCCCGAAACCTCATGTTCTTGCAGGAATTTTCTCATAATCCATTTGTAAACCAAATATCTTGTTCGAAATCTTTCAGGACTGTATGACGGTTGTCATCGGAGCCTCTTTAGCTCAGCGGCAGAGCGCTGGTCTTGTAAACCAGCGGTCGTGAGTTCAAACCTCACAGGAGGCATCGTTAGTTTTTTCCTATCgactactttaattttttttctttctaaaaatcaatccagccgaatgatttatttgatttcatcCATAAAAGTCTGATTGGTAtctataatattttaaatttacaaaatgagcTCTTGAACAATGTTAACAACATACTACGAGCTCACTTACTTGATTACTTTACTATGAGCTCAAATCTACATATgtgttccaaaatttaaaatggatcTTTATATCATATGTTCCCAGAAGTTTCTTATTACACAGACGGACTCATTTTACCGTTTAAAATGAAACTTTACAGTTTAAGAAACACGAGTATTTAGTTTTATGAAACCAGTTGAAATAGTTTATTCAATGTAACTTTTCAAGTTAATTATTAATAAGTGAAATTGATGCTACGTTTAAAAAACCTTACCAACACTGCCTCTTTAGCTCAGCGGTAGAGCGCTGGTCTAGTAAACCAGCGGTCGTGAGTTCAACCCTCACAGGAGGCAgctttgttttttaattgaCACTCAGCCAAATTTCTGTACAAACTGGTTGTATTCGGGTTAACAGTTATACAATTTATCTTAGAAATTCattatgaaaatcttaaaatcaagctgaaaaaaattagtagGTTACCACAGTCAATGGCAATTTGACGGCAACAAAACACACGGAAAAACAATGGCCACGTAAACCActgaatattgaaattttcaaaaataaagattaaattaaaatatttggaaaaattgggattttttatgttatttgacAATTTGCGCCGAGGGTCagagatttttatcaaaattacaagtttGTCTAGTTTTAgcacatgattttttgcagattttgaaatttttaatttccgaAATATTGGTGTTAGATTTATTCGTAAATAAAATTATACATATTTGaaatgcacaaaattttattatttttcaatagaaatcataaaaaaaagaacgcgtttcatgtgtttttttatgatttcggttgaaaaattacagtattTAGTGCAGTATTGAATTTGCGATATAAATGCAAGGAACTGCTTAACATTTCATCACCACTATTTCACTAGCTTTTAAAGAATtaaaataagttggagaaaaaCGTGGTCCATGAATAACTGTATGTGCCGGAacctaaattttgtatgggcaTTTTACATAACTTGCTAAAGCTGAACTGTAAAATCCCCTTATTGACACAATATTTTATGCAGTTtatgcttaatttttttaactggcACTGTACCAGATTTGTTCACATATTGTTCATGTTATATGGTAGTTAGTTGCTACAAACAACTAATAGTCTCTAGTtaggttttttgtttaaaaagagATGTTGTTCTTGTTTAAATCTCTGTGTTAAAACTATGATTCCGGACACGTGATAgcagtattaaaaaaatattttcacattttcccCTCTCACGACTTAACTTGATGTACATAATTTCTTAAATACACTCGGCCAATGGCAACCGTTTTCCAAATTCTTGGatatcccacattcgccagtgttgtgattttacgattcttgcGAATCTTAATTTAGAGATTCCCTCAGACATCAATGACTCACTTTGTTTTTTCTAGTTTAcgaaataacaaacgttgccatagaagtttatgttattttatttatctttagttcattttatttttattaaatttgattggTTTTCTGCATATGCTTCATCTAATCTCTACATTTATTCTCATCTCTAATCTCAATAAAAGCTTTTAATTACAGACATGTGTGTATctctaaaacaattttttaaacatccatcatctcaattctacaatTCAGCGttacaaacaatcaacagaagCTGGCCtaaaatctacgcttcctaaACCAATCCGTCATTTCCCCCCGGAagttcaaaccaaaacaaacaatcaggaACAGCAGCAACcttgaaatctgcgcttcctaaactAATCCGTGTTTTTCCggcggaaggccaaatcaaaacaaacaaacagcagcagtcttgaaatctgcgcttcctaagccaatccttcttttccaccggaaagccaaatcaaacaaacaatcagcagcagcagccttaaaaatctgcgcttcctaagccaatcatTGTTTTCCCATCGAGaggccaaatcacaacaaacaatcatcaacaacagtcttgaaaatctgcgatccctaagccaattccgctttttcccaccggaaggccaaatcaaacaaacattcaccagcagcagccttaaaatctacgcttcctaaACCAATTCATGTTTTTCCACTGGATGTCAAATCCAAACAaatatcagcagcagcagttttgAAATCtacgcttcttaagccaatttcgtttttttctcaccgaaaggccaaatcacaacaaacaatcatcattcttaaaaattagcacttcctaagccaatccttTTTTCCCACCGAAaggccgaatcaaaacaaacaatcggctgcagcagccttaaaatcgcGCTTCCTAAGTATACCGGAaggtaaaatcaaacaaaaaatcagcagtctTCAAATTCTGTGCTTTCTATtcctaattttattttattctatatacctgcgtgttgccaaaaatttatttttattaaatttgatttattttctgcatatccttcatctcatctctacagcCGGATAAAGCTGTACTTGGTCTAATTACCTCGCttgttgcgcccctgctcgtctcgttcctatcGGATTGGCAGCGAACACCTTTTTTGGAATCAATCATCGTTATCTAGATGAATTCAAAATCCTTGGTTTCTAAGTTACGTTGGTTacgtaaaaaatatttctttaattcTCGGTGTTTGTATCTTGTCTGtcgttcaatttttttgtttcgtcagttacgaactaaaaattgaatcgGATCAAAGGTTGGTTCCCTTTTTGAGTTTTTCGATGTCGTATTGCATTAAAAGGTAATAACCCCCTCTTGCGGATTTAAAGACAACATTTTTTACGAAGAACATTGCCTCTGTTACCTCCGATTTGCATGTTTGTAGAAATTGTTGATAACATTTCGTGAAAATCTTTCCTGTTTATTTAGGAAAATGCATGCCCCTCCCATTTTTTCCCCATCTCAACTAAAATTACTATTAATTTTCCCTTGTTATGATAATAATATATCTTTATggtattttcatcattttcataattCTTATCCTTCTCTTCTATTTTTTCACAGATTGTTTCGAACGGATAGCGCTGGGAGCTATGTTACCATTCGAAAAGACGTTCCGAAATTCGGATACAAATTcgttaaaaatctgtgaaactcTCTGTCTAAATGACAAAGAATGCCAAACGTTCTCATTTgggtaagaattttttcaaaacaaaaaaatcatcaattctaAATCAaactttcttcatttttcagCATTTCCGGGCGAGGTAATGGAACCTGTCAACTCTCGGCAAACCTGATCGATGCCACTAACTCAAGACCTGTGGGGACCATTTTCGATCCAGATTTTGATCTCTATACTCGAAAGTATAACTGTTTTTTAGACTCGGGTGGACCTTCAAACGCACCCCCTAGACCTGGAGGTATGATTTTCACGTTAAATGGtaggaattaaataaaattaataaattaatttttatattttagggCTAAGCAATTTTCCTGGTAACGAACTACCTCCAGGAGGAACAACAAGACCAACATCTTCATTCCCTCCTTCTGGACCACCAGAACGACCTGGACCTCCGATATTCTCACCAAGTGGCAGTCCGCCAACTGGCGAGCCCATATCGACTACCCATGGAGGTTTCCCTGAAACACGACCCACCAGCGAATATCCAGGAACATACTCAACCAGCATCGGAACCACTTATGGGCAAACGACAGGAGAAACACTTCCTGAAACCACCGCCCCTGGTGAAGAATACTACACCACTAAGGATCAACCTTCTTCATCGATAACCGGTCATTACGGTCCTCCTACGAGTACTGCAGCTGGAACTACAGGAATCGACAGGACGCCAACTAAACAAACGGCACCAACGGTGCCTGGTGAAGCACCCACTAAATATCCTTTGGATATCAGACCACAGTATCCGAGTGGATCAGGTCCTTCGAGGCCGAACACCTATTCTTACCAGTACCCAATGCTCTACGAAACCAACTATCCAATGCCTAATAACAACGGACATCTGCCTGAAATGTATGCTCAAAACATTCCATCCTTAGATAGCAACTACCTTAGACCCGAATACGCCGGATACTTTGGAAGACCCACCAGTCCTTCAGCTTCTACGGGTAATATGAAACCAGTTGATAATACAATTTCCGGATATGGTAGCACCGGGCCCCAAAGACCGTTGGATAGTAAACCCTCTGGATATGGAAGTGGGGGAAGTCGCCCAACAGGAATAGCGACAGGGCCCAATGGATATGGCTATGGAAGCAGCGTTAGCAGACCGCAACAACGGCCTCCAAGTGGTCCACCTAGTGGTGGAGATGGTGGATATAAGGTGACGGAAGAAAAGCAGGAACAACCAAGCAGTATGCGACGTGAGTACTTTACATTTTGTTCTATATGTTTGTTTTGAGATTTCTGTAATCTTCCAAGAACATTTAATCATTTCAATGAACTGtggctaaaatttgttttaaacaacAGACAAATATGAAAGTATCAGTTTAGGTGTTTCGTTTcagattcatgattttttaattcataaaaaatattctgattaTGTAACTAGAAAAAGTCTGTCGTCTAGAATAGAGATTTTCAAACTTATTCCACTTATCATTTGCGCCCccctttaaaaataatttttaaaataacgaacGCTGATTGGAATCTGTGAACTAGGGTTCATAACCAGCCAAAGTGCATAGACTCAATGCCATAGAATACACTAAGGgtaattatcttaaaaaaagagcaataaattatacaaaattcttgcaaaatttaaaaaaaaaattcactttaatCTAATACTTGTTCATTTTTTATCCACATCTACAGGAGAAGAAATGTTTTGAACTTTGCGAAATTTACATctcaatttctgaatttttgttgaaaaatgctactttcaaataaaatcgataattgtCGAAGTGAAATAACGACAAGTCTTGAACTTGATCAAAAGGATGACAGAAAAATTagataccgtaatccggggtaatattgatcacttttttcaatatatttcgattattttttcttttaagggaaatgtggcatgttttatatttttaaaaccagtactggatgcagaaatttataagacctcttttaatttgatttaaaaatcgttttcgtctctgttcagaatatGATGCtatggggtgacattgatcagtctctattctgacggttttaacgagttttcttgaacaTAAAGGATACAACCCACAGGACACAAAAAtactagtttatcaatttaaccttgatttttaacgttttatttt
This window of the Uranotaenia lowii strain MFRU-FL unplaced genomic scaffold, ASM2978415v1 HiC_scaffold_137, whole genome shotgun sequence genome carries:
- the LOC129759290 gene encoding mucin-19-like, yielding MENDRSVPAISILLLLGIFSLAHLDAVASIQIDNRLVQPQHDCFERIALGAMLPFEKTFRNSDTNSLKICETLCLNDKECQTFSFGISGRGNGTCQLSANLIDATNSRPVGTIFDPDFDLYTRKYNCFLDSGGPSNAPPRPGGLSNFPGNELPPGGTTRPTSSFPPSGPPERPGPPIFSPSGSPPTGEPISTTHGGFPETRPTSEYPGTYSTSIGTTYGQTTGETLPETTAPGEEYYTTKDQPSSSITGHYGPPTSTAAGTTGIDRTPTKQTAPTVPGEAPTKYPLDIRPQYPSGSGPSRPNTYSYQYPMLYETNYPMPNNNGHLPEMYAQNIPSLDSNYLRPEYAGYFGRPTSPSASTGNMKPVDNTISGYGSTGPQRPLDSKPSGYGSGGSRPTGIATGPNGYGYGSSVSRPQQRPPSGPPSGGDGGYKVTEEKQEQPSSMR